In Procambarus clarkii isolate CNS0578487 chromosome 60, FALCON_Pclarkii_2.0, whole genome shotgun sequence, one genomic interval encodes:
- the LOC138349597 gene encoding uncharacterized kinase-like protein D1044.1 isoform X1, with protein MYSCGRVLRQQLASSLKAFSYSRMGSAGSAGAVGPQANIEDDHVKEALKMDKGREAIFISQSVRDLAGKGDHFSSTVTSVEVKFSLMGKHNVVSYVVKISPHRSEDHLADFHLSMMKKENEFFKEILPQLNSELNSLGHSNLRMPRWLYTSLEEDKELIFLEDLRPLGFKVFDCKVGLDVDHTNLVLKELARLHAASLLLKAKTPLQDLAQTFLHIAEDWTSLSENAKKIHNKTCSGSLAGAEALLTNMKGYEVARRWLAKHQNNSLDLVKHFLVRNPKFDVICHGDCWVNNVQFRYSEGKPVDVMLLDLQLNRLASPATDLNYLLYTSLHGKDRKANWRDFLSYYYDSFRSVMEAGGRGMPFTLKELHQEYRKKMEYGMLYGSMTVSLVMRESSSTLDEKKKNPQFLSRFLALYGELIEQERSRL; from the exons TGGGTTCTGCAGGAAGTGCGGGGGCTGTCGGACCGCAGGCCAACATAGAGGACGATCATGTGAAGGAGGCACTGAAGATGGACAAGGGCAGAGAGGCCATATTTATCTCTCAAAGCGTAAGAGACCTTGCTGGCAAGGGCGACCACTTTTCTTCAACAGTTACCAGTGTTGAAGTAAAATTCTCCCTGATGGGGAAGCATAACGTAGTGTCTTATGTGGTAAAAATAAGCCCACATAGATCAGAGGACCACTTGGCTGATTTTCATTTATCCATGatgaagaaagaaaatgaattttTCAAGGAAATCCTTCCGCAACTCAACTCGGAGCTGAATTCCTTGGGGCACAGTAACTTGAGAATGCCAAGGTGGTTATACACATCTTTAGAAGAGGATAAAGAGCTGATCTTCTTGGAAGACCTCCGGCCTTTGGGCTTTAAAGTATTCGACTGCAAAGTGGGCCTCGATGTAGACCATACAAACCTGGTCCTGAAGGAGCTGGCCCGACTCCATGCAGCCTCTCTCCTGCTGAAGGCAAAAACGCCCTTGCAAGACCTGGCTCAAACATTCCTGCACATTGCTGAAGACTGGACCAGTTTATCGGAAAATGCGAAGAAAATTCATAACAAGACATGCTCGGGAAGTCTAGCGGGTGCCGAGGCCTTGTTGACCAACATGAAGGGCTACGAGGTGGCGAGGCGGTGGTTGGCCAAGCATCAGAACAACTCTCTTGATCTTGTCAAACACTTTCTGGTCAGAAATCCCAAGTTTGATGTGATTTGTCATGGCGACTGCTGGGTGAACAACGTACAATTCAG GTACAGTGAAGGTAAACCGGTTGATGTAATGCTCCTTGACCTCCAGCTGAACCGTCTGGCTTCCCCGGCCACAGACTTAAACTACCTTCTCTACACCAGCCTCCACGGCAAAGACAGGAAGGCGAACTGGCGGGACTTCCTCTCCTACTACTATGACTCCTTTAGAAGTGTGATGGAGGCTGGGGGTAGGGGGATGCCCTTCACCCTAAAAGAGCTCCATCAGGAGTACAGAAAAAAGATGGAGTACGGTATGCTGTATGGGTCAATGACGGTGTCGTTGGTGATGAGGGAGAGCTCCAGTACCCTGGACGAGAAGAAGAAAAATCCACAATTTCTATCTCGGTTCCTTGCCTTGTATGGTGAACTGATTGAGCAAGAGCGATCACGTCTTTAA
- the LOC138349597 gene encoding uncharacterized kinase-like protein D1044.1 isoform X2: MDKGREAIFISQSVRDLAGKGDHFSSTVTSVEVKFSLMGKHNVVSYVVKISPHRSEDHLADFHLSMMKKENEFFKEILPQLNSELNSLGHSNLRMPRWLYTSLEEDKELIFLEDLRPLGFKVFDCKVGLDVDHTNLVLKELARLHAASLLLKAKTPLQDLAQTFLHIAEDWTSLSENAKKIHNKTCSGSLAGAEALLTNMKGYEVARRWLAKHQNNSLDLVKHFLVRNPKFDVICHGDCWVNNVQFRYSEGKPVDVMLLDLQLNRLASPATDLNYLLYTSLHGKDRKANWRDFLSYYYDSFRSVMEAGGRGMPFTLKELHQEYRKKMEYGMLYGSMTVSLVMRESSSTLDEKKKNPQFLSRFLALYGELIEQERSRL; this comes from the exons ATGGACAAGGGCAGAGAGGCCATATTTATCTCTCAAAGCGTAAGAGACCTTGCTGGCAAGGGCGACCACTTTTCTTCAACAGTTACCAGTGTTGAAGTAAAATTCTCCCTGATGGGGAAGCATAACGTAGTGTCTTATGTGGTAAAAATAAGCCCACATAGATCAGAGGACCACTTGGCTGATTTTCATTTATCCATGatgaagaaagaaaatgaattttTCAAGGAAATCCTTCCGCAACTCAACTCGGAGCTGAATTCCTTGGGGCACAGTAACTTGAGAATGCCAAGGTGGTTATACACATCTTTAGAAGAGGATAAAGAGCTGATCTTCTTGGAAGACCTCCGGCCTTTGGGCTTTAAAGTATTCGACTGCAAAGTGGGCCTCGATGTAGACCATACAAACCTGGTCCTGAAGGAGCTGGCCCGACTCCATGCAGCCTCTCTCCTGCTGAAGGCAAAAACGCCCTTGCAAGACCTGGCTCAAACATTCCTGCACATTGCTGAAGACTGGACCAGTTTATCGGAAAATGCGAAGAAAATTCATAACAAGACATGCTCGGGAAGTCTAGCGGGTGCCGAGGCCTTGTTGACCAACATGAAGGGCTACGAGGTGGCGAGGCGGTGGTTGGCCAAGCATCAGAACAACTCTCTTGATCTTGTCAAACACTTTCTGGTCAGAAATCCCAAGTTTGATGTGATTTGTCATGGCGACTGCTGGGTGAACAACGTACAATTCAG GTACAGTGAAGGTAAACCGGTTGATGTAATGCTCCTTGACCTCCAGCTGAACCGTCTGGCTTCCCCGGCCACAGACTTAAACTACCTTCTCTACACCAGCCTCCACGGCAAAGACAGGAAGGCGAACTGGCGGGACTTCCTCTCCTACTACTATGACTCCTTTAGAAGTGTGATGGAGGCTGGGGGTAGGGGGATGCCCTTCACCCTAAAAGAGCTCCATCAGGAGTACAGAAAAAAGATGGAGTACGGTATGCTGTATGGGTCAATGACGGTGTCGTTGGTGATGAGGGAGAGCTCCAGTACCCTGGACGAGAAGAAGAAAAATCCACAATTTCTATCTCGGTTCCTTGCCTTGTATGGTGAACTGATTGAGCAAGAGCGATCACGTCTTTAA